One Lucilia cuprina isolate Lc7/37 chromosome 4, ASM2204524v1, whole genome shotgun sequence DNA segment encodes these proteins:
- the LOC111679065 gene encoding mitochondrial coenzyme A transporter SLC25A42 isoform X2, whose protein sequence is MSHLLEKPNIAMPIKTTSGQFSTAAAAVTTATANANLNTNAVNTTSTKLNNDSTTIASEQQLQPENDIKSPETIVSLTAGAVAGALAKTTIAPLDRTKINFQINKNVRYSLKGAIEFLKQTHAKEGTLALWRGNSATMARIVPYAAIQFTAHEQWRKILHVDKDGTDTKLRRFVAGSLAGITSQSLTYPLDLARARMAVTDKYTGYRTLRSVFVKIWVEEGPHTLYRGYWATVLGVIPYAGTSFFTYETLKREYTEMTGNAKPNTLVTLAFGAVAGAVGQTSSYPLDIVRRRMQTMGVTKDGHNKYPTIYTTLKTIYKEEGIKNGFYKGLSMNWIKGPIAVGISFSAYDLIKELLRELFHLKRGRSLTTVSN, encoded by the exons ATGagccatcttttggagaaaccAAATATTGCAATGCCCATTAAGACAACTAGTGGTCAATTTTCCACAGCTGCCGCCGCCGTCACTACTGCAACTGCTAATGCCAATTTAAATACAAACGCCGTCAACACAAcctcaacaaaattaaacaatgaCTCTACGACGATAGCATCTGAACAACAGCTACAGCCAgaaaatgatattaaaagtCCTGAAACAATAG TAAGTTTAACAGCTGGTGCAGTAGCAGGAGCTCTGGCCAAAACAACAATAGCACCTTTGGATcgtacaaaaattaattttcaaatcaa cAAAAATGTACGCTATTCATTGAAAGGTGCCATAGAATTCCTTAAACAAACTCATGCCAAAGAGGGTACACTGGCGTTATGGCGTGGAAATTCTGCTACCATGGCCCGTATAGTGCCTTATGCAGCCATACAATTTACGGCTCATGAACAGTGGCGTAAAATATTACATGTGGATAAAGACGGTACAGA cacTAAATTAAGACGTTTTGTGGCGGGCTCTTTGGCGGGCATAACCTCACAATCATTGACTTATCCTCTGGATTTGGCAAGAGCACGTATGGCTGTTACAGATAAATATACTGGTTATAG aACTCTGCGcagtgtttttgttaaaatttgggTTGAAGAAGGTCCTCATACCTTGTATAGAGGATATTGGGCAACAGTTTTGGGTGTAATACCTTATGCTGGCACCTCATTCTTTACCTATGAAACTTTAAAACGTGAATACACGg AAATGACTGGCAATGCTAAACCAAATACTCTAGTCACTTTGGCATTTGGCGCTGTAGCTGGTGCTGTTGGACAAACTTCCAGCTATCCTTTAGACATTGTTCGAAGACGTATGCAGACAATGGGTGTAACCAAAGATGGACACAATAAATATCCCACCATTTATACaacattaaaaactatttataa ggAGGAAGGCATTAAGAATGGCTTTTATAAAGGTTTAAGTATGAACTGGATTAAGGGACCCATTGCTGTGGGCATTAGTTTCTCTGCCTATGATTTGATTAAAGAACTATTGCGTGAATTATTCCATTTGAAACGTGGCCGAAGTCTGACAACAGTTTCCAATTAG
- the LOC111679065 gene encoding mitochondrial coenzyme A transporter SLC25A42 isoform X1, giving the protein MSHLLEKPNIAMPIKTTSGQFSTAAAAVTTATANANLNTNAVNTTSTKLNNDSTTIASEQQLQPENDIKSPETIANTYQTVIVSLTAGAVAGALAKTTIAPLDRTKINFQINKNVRYSLKGAIEFLKQTHAKEGTLALWRGNSATMARIVPYAAIQFTAHEQWRKILHVDKDGTDTKLRRFVAGSLAGITSQSLTYPLDLARARMAVTDKYTGYRTLRSVFVKIWVEEGPHTLYRGYWATVLGVIPYAGTSFFTYETLKREYTEMTGNAKPNTLVTLAFGAVAGAVGQTSSYPLDIVRRRMQTMGVTKDGHNKYPTIYTTLKTIYKEEGIKNGFYKGLSMNWIKGPIAVGISFSAYDLIKELLRELFHLKRGRSLTTVSN; this is encoded by the exons ATGagccatcttttggagaaaccAAATATTGCAATGCCCATTAAGACAACTAGTGGTCAATTTTCCACAGCTGCCGCCGCCGTCACTACTGCAACTGCTAATGCCAATTTAAATACAAACGCCGTCAACACAAcctcaacaaaattaaacaatgaCTCTACGACGATAGCATCTGAACAACAGCTACAGCCAgaaaatgatattaaaagtCCTGAAACAATAG CAAATACTTATCAAACTGTTATAGTAAGTTTAACAGCTGGTGCAGTAGCAGGAGCTCTGGCCAAAACAACAATAGCACCTTTGGATcgtacaaaaattaattttcaaatcaa cAAAAATGTACGCTATTCATTGAAAGGTGCCATAGAATTCCTTAAACAAACTCATGCCAAAGAGGGTACACTGGCGTTATGGCGTGGAAATTCTGCTACCATGGCCCGTATAGTGCCTTATGCAGCCATACAATTTACGGCTCATGAACAGTGGCGTAAAATATTACATGTGGATAAAGACGGTACAGA cacTAAATTAAGACGTTTTGTGGCGGGCTCTTTGGCGGGCATAACCTCACAATCATTGACTTATCCTCTGGATTTGGCAAGAGCACGTATGGCTGTTACAGATAAATATACTGGTTATAG aACTCTGCGcagtgtttttgttaaaatttgggTTGAAGAAGGTCCTCATACCTTGTATAGAGGATATTGGGCAACAGTTTTGGGTGTAATACCTTATGCTGGCACCTCATTCTTTACCTATGAAACTTTAAAACGTGAATACACGg AAATGACTGGCAATGCTAAACCAAATACTCTAGTCACTTTGGCATTTGGCGCTGTAGCTGGTGCTGTTGGACAAACTTCCAGCTATCCTTTAGACATTGTTCGAAGACGTATGCAGACAATGGGTGTAACCAAAGATGGACACAATAAATATCCCACCATTTATACaacattaaaaactatttataa ggAGGAAGGCATTAAGAATGGCTTTTATAAAGGTTTAAGTATGAACTGGATTAAGGGACCCATTGCTGTGGGCATTAGTTTCTCTGCCTATGATTTGATTAAAGAACTATTGCGTGAATTATTCCATTTGAAACGTGGCCGAAGTCTGACAACAGTTTCCAATTAG